A stretch of the Vitis riparia cultivar Riparia Gloire de Montpellier isolate 1030 chromosome 13, EGFV_Vit.rip_1.0, whole genome shotgun sequence genome encodes the following:
- the LOC117928570 gene encoding histone-lysine N-methyltransferase, H3 lysine-9 specific SUVH1-like, with protein sequence MDGGSGHGFVPPSASFDKSRVLDIKPLRSLVPVFPNPPQAPPFVCSPPFGPFPPGFTPFYPFSVAQGPESSPELNQHKTPTGATNHETPISASANLFRTPPHFPGVVNGDAETSREYGVQFLNENSNMGVKQDGFFDDPKRAAPHLRASNSSRKKAKKSKDVDISLTVDNEKGSSKNFVMRFDSLQLDDGNREMVNYVLMTFDALRRRLSQIEEAKESPGGGIKRADLKAANILMSKGVRTNMRKRIGVTPGVEVGDIFFFRMEMCLAGLHAQSMAGIDYMFVKGGLEEEPVAVSIVSSGGYDDDADDADVLIYSGQGGNVNRKDKQVADQKLERGNLALDRSFHRANEVRVIRGVKDVVNPLSKVYVYDGLYTIQESWTEKGKSGCNMFKYKLVRIPGQPGAFAHWKSIQKWKEGFSSRIGLILPDLTSGAESIPVSLVNDVDDEKGPAHFTYFPTLRYSKSFNLKHPSFGCNCQNACLPGDLNCSCIRKNGGDFPYTSNGILVARRPLVHECGPTCPCIPNCKNRMSQTGLKVRLEVFKTNNRGWGLRSWDPIRTGTFICEYAGEVLDKVKVYQERDEGESNEYLFDTTHVYDNAFKWNHEPGLLDEEPSAEPNEYYDIPSPLIISAKYVGNVARFMNHSCSPNVFWQPVLYEHNNESFLHIAFFAIKHIPPMTELTYDYGMLQSENYEVQSNHTPNGKKKCLCGSSNCRGYYG encoded by the coding sequence ATGGATGGAGGGTCAGGCCATGGCTTTGTGCCTCCTTCGGCTTCTTTTGATAAATCTCGAGTTTTGGATATCAAGCCTTTGCGGAGTTTGGTTCCGGTGTTCCCTAATCCGCCCCAAGCGCCCCCGTTTGTGTGTTCACCGCCCTTTGGGCCGTTCCCACCTGGGTTTACTCCATTTTATCCATTTAGCGTGGCGCAAGGGCCTGAGAGTTCACCTGAGTTGAACCAACACAAAACCCCAACTGGGGCTACCAATCATGAAACCCCAATATCAGCTTCTGCTAATTTGTTTAGGACTCCGCCCCATTTTCCTGGGGTGGTGAATGGAGATGCGGAAACCTCCAGAGAATATGGTGTGCAATTTCTAAATGAAAATTCGAATATGGGGGTAAAACAGGATGGGTTCTTTGATGACCCAAAGCGAGCAGCTCCTCATTTGCGCGCCTCCAATTCCTCTCGGAAGAAGGCTAAGAAAAGCAAAGATGTGGATATTTCTTTAACAGTTGATAATGAGAAAGGATCAAGTAAGAATTTTGTTATGAGATTTGACTCACTTCAATTGGATGATGGTAACAGGGAAATGGTGAATTATGTCCTTATGACATTTGATGCACTTCGAAGAAGACTTAGTCAAATTGAAGAGGCTAAGGAATCACCTGGTGGAGGTATTAAACGTGCAGATTTAAAAGCTGCCAATATTTTGATGAGCAAAGGGGTTCGGACAAACATGAGGAAGAGAATTGGAGTTACTCCTGGTGTTGAGGTTggtgacattttctttttccggATGGAGATGTGTTTGGCTGGATTACATGCTCAATCTATGGCTGGGATTGACTACATGTTTGTCAAGGGTGGTTTAGAAGAAGAGCCAGTGGCTGTAAGCATTGTCTCATCAGGAGGATATGATGATGATGCAGATGATGCCGATGTTTTGATCTATAGTGGCCAGGGTGGTAATGTAAACAGGAAAGATAAGCAAGTGGCTGATCAGAAGCTAGAAAGGGGCAATCTTGCTTTGGATAGAAGCTTTCACCGAGCCAATGAAGTAAGAGTTATCCGAGGGGTGAAAGATGTAGTTAATCCATTGTCAAAGGTCTATGTCTATGATGGTCTTTATACAATCCAGGAGTCATGGACGGAGAAAGGGAAGTCTGGTTGCAATATGTTCAAATATAAATTGGTCAGAATACCTGGGCAGCCTGGTGCTTTTGCTCATTGGAAATCAATTCAGAAATGGAAGGAAGGGTTCTCTTCAAGGATTGGACTTATTCTTCCAGACCTGACATCTGGGGCAGAAAGTATACCAGTTTCACTTGTAAATGATGTTGATGATGAGAAGGGACCTGCTCATTTCACTTACTTTCCTACTCTCAGGTATTCAAAATcatttaacttaaaacacccTTCTTTTGGTTGCAACTGCCAGAACGCATGCCTCCCTGGTGATCTCAACTGCTCTTGCATTCGGAAAAACGGTGGTGATTTTCCATATACCTCCAATGGGATTCTAGTTGCCAGGAGGCCATTAGTACATGAGTGTGGTCCCACATGCCCATGCATTCCTAACTGCAAGAACCGAATGTCCCAGACTGGTTTGAAAGTACGCCTAGAAGTGTTCAAAACCAATAATAGAGGTTGGGGTCTCCGGTCATGGGATCCTATCCGCACTGGTACTTTTATTTGTGAATATGCAGGTGAAGTCTTGGACAAGGTTAAGGTTTATCAAGAGAGGGATGAAGGTGAAAGCAATGAGTACCTCTTTGATACAACCCATGTTTATGACAATGCTTTCAAATGGAATCATGAGCCTGGGTTACTGGATGAGGAGCCATCTGCTGAGCCTAATGAGTATTATGATATCCCATCTCCTCTAATTATAAGTGCAAAATATGTTGGAAATGTAGCTCGATTTATGAATCATAGCTGCTCTCCTAATGTCTTTTGGCAGCCGGTTCTATATGAACACAACAATGAATCCTTTCTCCATATTGCATTTTTTGCAATCAAACACATTCCTCCTATGACAGAGTTGACATATGATTATGGGATGTTGCAATCTGAAAATTATGAGGTCCAGAGTAACCATACTccaaatgggaagaaaaaatgCTTATGTGGATCGTCAAACTGCAGGGGCTATTATGGTTGA